In Zingiber officinale cultivar Zhangliang chromosome 11B, Zo_v1.1, whole genome shotgun sequence, a single window of DNA contains:
- the LOC122034741 gene encoding trihelix transcription factor ASIL2-like — MEDDEDAQSPSRSPPQSVSGSASPESSPDAVPISVVAPSSSPHQANGRTAEPVTVAAPAPEHHALPLALPLAVPIQQTRSSPAGGGGGRDDCWSEGATSTLIDAWGERYLELSRGNLKQKHWQEVADAVTSRDGYTKAPKTDVQCKNRIDTLKKKYKAEKSKISASGGSFSSWPFFHRLDLLLGPSHKPTAPSENIPAGTRSSSRRPQPIPKRQRSGYPTVKKARKSSPASVSVSSADSSEGFPPPRASNGKRQHEHHHEAEEVREEKGGRTEELKELTRVILRFAEVYEKVESSKLRQSMEIEKQRMEFTREMELQRMEFLMKTQMELSQLKRHHHGSSRKRKMNHGGSSNHHQHNNTNNTSSNSNNSDNNC, encoded by the coding sequence ATGGAAGACGACGAGGACGCCCAGTCGCCGTCGCGCTCTCCGCCACAATCCGTCTCCGGATCTGCATCGCCTGAGTCGTCACCGGACGCCGTTCCCATCTCCGTCGTGGCTCCTTCCTCCTCGCCCCACCAGGCCAACGGCCGAACCGCCGAGCCCGTCACCGTCGCTGCCCCAGCTCCGGAGCATCACGCCCTCCCCCTCGCCCTCCCCCTCGCCGTCCCCATCCAGCAGACTCGCTCCTCCCCTGCtggtggaggaggtggccggGACGACTGTTGGAGCGAGGGCGCCACCTCCACCTTGATCGACGCTTGGGGGGAACGCTATCTGGAGCTCAGCCGGGGAAACCTCAAGCAGAAGCACTGGCAGGAGGTAGCCGACGCCGTCACCAGCCGCGACGGCTACACCAAGGCCCCAAAGACCGATGTCCAGTGCAAGAACCGGATCGATACCCTCAAGAAGAAGTACAAGGCCGAGAAGTCCAAGATCTCCGCTTCCGGCGGCAGCTTCTCCTCCTGGCCCTTCTTCCACCGCCTCGACCTCCTTCTCGGCCCCAGCCACAAACCCACGGCTCCTAGCGAAAATATCCCCGCCGGCACCCGCTCCTCGTCCCGCCGCCCGCAGCCGATCCCGAAGCGGCAGAGAAGCGGCTATCCGACCGTTAAAAAAGCAAGGAAGTCGTCGCCGGCGTCCGTGTCGGTCTCATCCGCCGATTCCTCCGAGGGGTTCCCGCCGCCAAGGGCGTCCAACGGAAAGAGACAGCACGAGCACCACCACGAAGCGGAGGAGGTTAGGGAGGAAAAGGGAGGGAGGACAGAGGAGCTAAAGGAACTGACGCGAGTCATCCTGCGGTTCGCAGAGGTGTACGAGAAAGTGGAGAGCTCCAAGCTACGGCAGTCGATGGAAATCGAGAAGCAGCGGATGGAGTTCACGAGGGAGATGGAGCTGCAGCGGATGGAGTTCCTGATGAAGACACAGATGGAGCTTTCACAGCTCAAGAGGCACCACCATGGAAGCAGTAGGAAAAGAAAGATGAATCATGGAGGTAGCAGCAACCACCACCAGCACAATAACACCAACAACACTAGCAGCAACAGCAATAACAGTGACAATAATTGCTAG